One Pectobacterium polaris DNA window includes the following coding sequences:
- a CDS encoding MarR family winged helix-turn-helix transcriptional regulator, whose amino-acid sequence MKENSTLGELLCFSLYSVANALIRQYRPLLKEFDLTYPQFVVLLSLYDQDNILLKELSEKTLFDSGTLTPLVQKLEAKEFLNRVAVAGDERMKKVVLTDKALALKERIVDLPNQMRCSMRMKDEDLNMLRQLSKNLLEDL is encoded by the coding sequence ATGAAAGAAAACAGTACCTTGGGTGAATTATTGTGCTTCTCTCTGTATTCGGTCGCCAATGCACTGATTCGTCAGTATCGGCCGCTGCTGAAAGAATTCGATCTGACTTACCCGCAGTTTGTCGTCCTTCTGTCCCTGTACGATCAGGACAACATCCTGCTCAAAGAACTGAGTGAGAAAACGCTGTTTGATTCCGGCACGCTGACGCCGCTTGTCCAGAAACTGGAAGCCAAGGAATTTTTAAACCGGGTTGCGGTTGCGGGTGATGAACGCATGAAAAAAGTGGTGCTGACTGACAAGGCGCTTGCGTTGAAAGAACGGATCGTCGACCTGCCAAATCAGATGCGTTGCTCTATGCGTATGAAGGATGAGGATCTGAATATGCTGCGACAGCTTTCTAAAAATCTGCTGGAAGACTTATAG
- a CDS encoding MFS transporter, with product MNSCIAASEAIAPAKPAWRAVYSLGLGVFGLITAEFLPASLLTPMATSLGVTEGMAGQAVTATALVALVTGLLITSATKSIDRRWVLMFFSVLQIISSLLVAFAPNLHVLLFGRLLLGVAIGGFWAMSTATAMRLVPKDKVPKALAVIFSSVSIATVVAAPLGSYLGSLIGWRNVFILCILPSVVALFWQLWVLPSMKPESSGSLGTLLRVLRRPGMIGGLLATVLIFSGHFAFFTYLRPFLETVGQASVENISLILLGFGLANFVGTSIAGYLLARNLRLTLALVPFVMGVLALTMAAFGHLAILDGLLVAMWGFAFGLVPVGWSTWLATTVPDEAESAGGLLVASIQFAIGAGAAGGGVIFDLNGASGVFAGSGLLLVSAMVIVFAGVRVRAQ from the coding sequence ATGAATTCATGTATAGCGGCAAGTGAGGCCATCGCGCCCGCAAAACCCGCCTGGCGAGCCGTTTACTCACTAGGACTGGGGGTATTTGGCCTGATTACGGCTGAGTTTCTACCAGCCAGTTTATTAACGCCGATGGCGACAAGTTTAGGCGTCACAGAGGGAATGGCAGGCCAGGCGGTGACCGCAACGGCGCTGGTCGCGCTGGTGACCGGCTTGCTCATCACATCGGCCACTAAAAGCATCGACCGCCGTTGGGTGTTGATGTTTTTCTCGGTGCTGCAAATCATCTCCAGCCTGCTGGTGGCGTTTGCCCCCAATCTGCATGTGTTGCTATTCGGACGTTTACTGCTAGGCGTTGCCATTGGTGGATTCTGGGCCATGTCCACCGCCACGGCGATGCGCCTTGTGCCCAAGGATAAAGTGCCCAAAGCGCTAGCGGTGATCTTCTCCAGCGTGTCGATTGCCACCGTTGTTGCCGCGCCGCTTGGCAGCTATCTGGGGAGTTTGATTGGCTGGCGAAACGTCTTTATCCTCTGCATTCTGCCGAGCGTTGTGGCGCTGTTTTGGCAGTTGTGGGTGTTGCCATCGATGAAGCCGGAAAGCAGCGGTAGCCTGGGAACACTACTTCGCGTGCTGCGCCGTCCGGGCATGATCGGCGGATTGCTGGCAACGGTGCTGATCTTCAGCGGACATTTCGCCTTCTTTACCTACCTGCGCCCGTTCCTGGAAACCGTCGGGCAGGCAAGCGTCGAGAATATTTCCCTGATTTTACTCGGCTTTGGCCTCGCCAATTTTGTCGGTACTTCGATTGCCGGTTATCTACTGGCGCGAAATTTGCGCCTGACGCTGGCGCTGGTTCCCTTTGTGATGGGTGTTCTGGCACTGACCATGGCGGCCTTTGGACATCTGGCAATACTGGATGGTCTGCTGGTGGCGATGTGGGGATTTGCGTTTGGTCTGGTTCCAGTGGGCTGGTCAACCTGGCTTGCGACAACCGTACCGGACGAAGCCGAAAGCGCGGGCGGTTTACTGGTAGCATCGATCCAATTTGCGATCGGGGCTGGCGCAGCGGGTGGCGGGGTAATATTTGACCTCAACGGAGCCAGCGGTGTGTTTGCTGGCAGCGGATTATTGCTGGTATCGGCAATGGTGATTGTTTTTGCGGGCGTGCGAGTTCGCGCACAATAA
- a CDS encoding AraC family transcriptional regulator, with translation MTVQSPDLISELLRGMRLSGVTYRRIETHAPFGVAFHYEPGRAQFHFVSQGTALLRMESGATFVLKSGDALFIPNGNSHALLSDEKADVTPVSAFPSEAICNSVCAIGCEPCPDTENTVIFSGCMDFELGGMQPLIKAMPEVMMVSRLMSTWPEIHPILAAMERESMTRQVGFAGILARLADVVAALIVRGWVEAGCGKATGWVQVLRDPRLSRAIYAMHQQPGVNWSVAELAKEAGTSRSVFAERFLSATGTTPAKYLSELRMRLAVQYIRHEHQAIETVALRLGYGSLAAFSRAFKRIVGHAPGALREIGQVSEEV, from the coding sequence ATGACCGTTCAGTCACCCGATTTGATCAGCGAGCTTCTGCGTGGGATGCGTCTTTCCGGGGTGACATATCGCCGAATTGAAACCCATGCCCCCTTTGGTGTGGCGTTTCACTACGAGCCTGGCAGAGCGCAGTTTCATTTTGTCAGCCAGGGTACAGCGCTGCTGCGCATGGAGAGTGGCGCGACGTTTGTGCTCAAAAGCGGGGACGCACTGTTTATCCCCAACGGGAATTCGCATGCGTTGCTCTCTGATGAAAAGGCTGACGTCACGCCGGTGTCAGCATTTCCAAGCGAAGCGATTTGCAATTCGGTCTGTGCTATCGGCTGTGAACCGTGCCCCGATACCGAAAACACGGTGATCTTCAGCGGATGCATGGATTTTGAGCTGGGTGGAATGCAGCCGCTGATCAAAGCGATGCCGGAAGTCATGATGGTGAGCCGCCTGATGTCGACCTGGCCGGAAATCCATCCAATTCTTGCGGCCATGGAACGTGAGTCGATGACACGTCAGGTAGGATTTGCCGGCATTCTGGCGCGACTGGCCGATGTGGTCGCGGCGCTCATCGTGCGCGGATGGGTTGAAGCAGGCTGCGGTAAAGCGACGGGCTGGGTACAGGTACTGCGCGACCCGCGGCTGAGTCGGGCGATTTACGCGATGCATCAGCAGCCGGGCGTAAACTGGAGCGTCGCGGAATTGGCAAAAGAGGCGGGCACCTCCCGTTCCGTGTTTGCCGAGCGTTTTCTCTCTGCAACTGGCACCACACCTGCGAAATACCTCAGCGAGTTGCGCATGCGTCTGGCTGTCCAGTACATCCGGCATGAGCATCAGGCGATTGAAACGGTAGCGCTACGTCTGGGTTACGGATCGCTGGCAGCGTTCAGCCGGGCATTTAAACGCATCGTGGGCCATGCACCGGGAGCGCTGCGGGAAATCGGCCAGGTTTCTGAGGAAGTTTGA
- a CDS encoding cyanovirin: MSKFIPNGSYQKTASQINSNLYGKAQRRDQTWIAAGFNITGLSGGLVNWDGALQPENAPLPTAGFVPDGSYKKTTQNIAVTLTAYCQKKDGSWQWSSLDITNYKQGDGDIANIDGILKIQK; encoded by the coding sequence ATGTCTAAATTCATTCCTAACGGAAGCTATCAAAAAACGGCTTCACAGATCAATTCTAACCTTTACGGTAAAGCCCAGCGTAGAGATCAAACTTGGATTGCAGCAGGATTCAATATAACTGGTCTATCAGGTGGCCTTGTAAACTGGGATGGCGCCCTGCAACCGGAAAACGCTCCTCTTCCAACCGCAGGCTTTGTACCTGATGGTTCCTATAAAAAAACCACGCAAAATATTGCCGTTACGTTAACGGCATATTGCCAGAAAAAAGATGGTAGTTGGCAATGGTCTTCATTGGACATAACCAATTACAAACAGGGTGATGGTGATATTGCAAATATCGATGGCATACTGAAGATTCAAAAATAA
- a CDS encoding undecaprenyl-phosphate glucose phosphotransferase has protein sequence MNVSYGNDFFVIKLMDFLSINLTLIVSASLFMMGDFDDVIMISLLFSTSFLLIGEYTGLYHHGLKNMQTGGQRRLWGSALFSVIFVELVRNYAGTLYSLGLLHKFDNIYFSATLYWYILSLCSLYITRLITFKFTTKKRIRIAIVGLTPGGLAAEKALLKEYANMQLELAFYDDRSPSRCGYLFKSQFKGKVSKLVEEAKAGRVDEIYIALPMVALQRIRYFLSMMSDTTVDTYIIPDLYSYSSYVSQFRSINNIQTISIFRSPFDGIGSVIKRVEDLVIGGVITLMISPLLLVIAIGIKLTSRGPVLFKQDRYGLSGNKIKVWKFRSMHVMENAGVVTQATKNDPRVTRFGAFLRRTSLDELPQFFNVLQGTMSIIGPRPHAVVHNEQYRQLVENYMIRHKVKPGISGLAQVNGYRGEVDTLDKMEKRVHYDIAYIQSWSLWLDIKIIFRTIFKGFIGENAY, from the coding sequence ATGAATGTTTCCTATGGAAATGATTTTTTTGTTATTAAATTGATGGACTTTTTATCAATCAATTTGACATTAATAGTCAGTGCTAGTCTATTTATGATGGGCGATTTCGATGATGTAATTATGATTAGCCTGCTATTCTCAACCTCTTTTTTACTTATTGGTGAATATACTGGACTATATCACCATGGCCTTAAAAATATGCAGACTGGTGGGCAGCGAAGACTGTGGGGTTCCGCATTATTTTCGGTCATCTTTGTGGAGTTAGTCAGGAATTATGCCGGTACGCTGTACTCGCTGGGTCTATTGCATAAATTCGATAATATATATTTTTCCGCAACGCTGTACTGGTATATTCTTTCGCTATGTAGCCTCTACATCACGCGTTTAATTACGTTTAAATTTACGACTAAAAAGCGGATCCGAATTGCTATTGTGGGATTAACGCCCGGTGGGTTAGCGGCGGAAAAAGCATTGCTTAAAGAATATGCCAACATGCAGTTAGAATTGGCTTTTTACGACGATCGTAGCCCATCCCGTTGTGGCTATCTGTTTAAGAGCCAATTTAAAGGCAAAGTGAGCAAGCTGGTTGAAGAGGCTAAAGCGGGCAGAGTGGATGAGATTTATATTGCGCTGCCAATGGTTGCGCTACAACGCATTCGTTATTTTCTGTCGATGATGTCCGATACGACGGTAGATACCTATATCATTCCCGATCTTTATTCCTACAGCTCATACGTATCGCAGTTTCGCTCCATCAATAACATTCAGACCATCAGTATTTTCAGATCGCCGTTTGATGGTATTGGCTCGGTGATTAAGCGCGTTGAGGATTTAGTGATTGGTGGCGTTATTACGCTGATGATTTCGCCATTGCTGCTGGTGATTGCTATTGGTATCAAGCTGACGTCACGGGGGCCGGTGTTATTCAAGCAGGATCGTTACGGCCTGAGCGGCAATAAAATCAAAGTGTGGAAATTCCGCTCGATGCACGTGATGGAAAACGCCGGCGTCGTGACGCAGGCGACTAAAAACGATCCGCGTGTTACGCGTTTTGGCGCATTTTTACGCCGGACTTCGCTGGATGAACTGCCGCAATTTTTCAATGTATTGCAAGGGACGATGTCGATTATTGGCCCGCGTCCTCATGCCGTCGTGCATAACGAGCAGTATCGCCAGCTAGTCGAGAATTACATGATCCGCCATAAAGTGAAGCCTGGAATTTCAGGCTTGGCGCAGGTTAATGGTTATCGCGGCGAAGTGGATACCCTCGATAAAATGGAAAAACGGGTTCACTACGATATTGCCTATATTCAGAGTTGGTCCCTTTGGTTGGATATCAAAATTATCTTTAGAACCATTTTCAAAGGCTTTATCGGTGAAAATGCGTACTAA
- a CDS encoding outer membrane beta-barrel protein: MRTKLVIAAGMIIPLPSWADLMPKSHIGVAGIDFQSQVGLDYGHENNVTYQADDQNAVSSHFQSLRPMIKAIGARYQDQYLLMYSGDYRRYDSDPADNYTDHFFRFNGAWRYGLRHGLTLSFEEALGHEVRGRGITEGFRPQQFSDFGIHSPLSTALFNSELRYSYGALKGRGKADVALLFRKLRLGRTEDIKNTDIDFYNYVLGQEWYENGLIAELSDQYSSSTRFRYRFIGNQRRYEIDSQKDNDEYYLEFGIKSQLTGKSGIDANVSWLYKTFDNNPNSRRFSGINWDIQTEWKPLKQSVFTAHTSQHIKDPSEIGGYILVSKYGISYQHFWLVDRFSTTFDYSYLTDVYKNYPRDRKDRNRVFTFAMSYNFRPSINVELKYQLNTLRSNQDSDSFFIGPNGDRQVVRMLGRDNSLIMFTAKVQI, from the coding sequence ATGCGTACTAAATTGGTCATCGCCGCTGGAATGATAATCCCCCTCCCATCTTGGGCCGACCTGATGCCGAAATCGCATATCGGTGTCGCTGGTATTGATTTTCAAAGCCAGGTGGGTCTGGACTATGGGCATGAGAATAACGTGACCTATCAGGCTGATGATCAGAATGCGGTGAGTTCTCATTTTCAGAGCCTCAGGCCAATGATTAAGGCCATTGGCGCGCGTTATCAGGATCAATATCTGTTGATGTATTCCGGTGATTATCGTCGTTACGACAGCGATCCGGCGGATAATTACACCGACCATTTCTTTCGCTTTAATGGCGCATGGCGCTACGGGTTGAGGCATGGATTAACGCTCAGTTTTGAGGAGGCGCTTGGGCACGAAGTGCGTGGGCGCGGTATTACCGAAGGTTTTCGACCACAACAGTTCAGCGATTTCGGTATTCATTCGCCGTTGAGTACCGCGCTTTTCAACAGTGAATTGCGTTATAGCTATGGCGCGCTGAAAGGGCGCGGTAAAGCCGACGTCGCGCTGCTGTTTAGAAAACTGCGGTTAGGCCGCACGGAGGATATTAAAAATACCGATATTGATTTTTATAACTATGTTCTTGGGCAGGAATGGTACGAGAACGGTTTGATCGCCGAATTATCTGACCAATACTCGTCGTCAACGCGCTTTCGCTACCGTTTTATTGGTAATCAGCGGCGTTATGAAATCGATTCGCAAAAAGATAATGATGAATACTATCTGGAATTCGGCATTAAATCGCAACTTACGGGAAAATCCGGTATTGATGCCAATGTGTCCTGGCTATACAAGACATTCGATAATAACCCGAATTCCAGGCGTTTTAGCGGGATAAACTGGGATATTCAGACGGAGTGGAAACCCCTTAAACAATCCGTTTTTACCGCACATACGTCGCAGCATATCAAAGACCCGTCAGAAATCGGCGGCTATATCCTGGTTTCTAAATACGGCATCTCTTATCAGCACTTTTGGCTCGTCGATCGTTTCTCCACCACGTTTGACTATTCATACCTGACGGACGTTTACAAGAATTACCCGCGAGATCGTAAAGACAGAAACAGGGTGTTCACATTCGCCATGAGTTATAACTTCAGGCCCTCTATTAACGTTGAATTAAAGTATCAACTGAACACGCTACGTTCCAATCAAGATAGCGATTCTTTCTTTATTGGCCCTAACGGCGATCGCCAGGTCGTCAGAATGCTGGGCCGTGATAACTCTCTGATTATGTTTACGGCTAAGGTACAGATCTAA
- a CDS encoding polysaccharide biosynthesis/export family protein gives MKIIKLCIFLSLSVWLAGCSPPSQRQMDKPESETTGYQLDEGDAVNILVYGEPEMTMKFMLDKSGAITFPYIGQLVLKGKTPEQVGEELANRLRGDYLQNPMVTVSIAEFRKFYITGEVEKPNGYAYEPGLTVEKALALAGGFTDRADRKDVGIRLSNSNQLIENVDVRRVVHPGDTVIVGMSFF, from the coding sequence GTGAAAATAATAAAACTGTGCATTTTTCTGTCCCTCAGCGTCTGGCTAGCGGGATGCTCCCCGCCGAGCCAGCGGCAAATGGACAAACCTGAAAGTGAAACCACCGGTTATCAGTTAGATGAAGGCGATGCTGTAAATATTCTGGTGTACGGCGAGCCGGAGATGACGATGAAGTTCATGCTGGATAAAAGCGGCGCGATTACCTTCCCCTACATTGGTCAACTGGTGTTGAAGGGGAAAACGCCAGAGCAGGTGGGCGAGGAGTTGGCTAATCGCCTGCGCGGCGACTATCTGCAAAATCCGATGGTGACGGTCAGCATCGCCGAGTTCCGGAAATTCTATATCACTGGTGAAGTGGAGAAACCGAACGGGTATGCCTACGAGCCGGGCTTAACCGTTGAAAAAGCGTTGGCGCTGGCCGGCGGATTTACCGATCGCGCAGACCGCAAGGATGTGGGTATTCGTCTATCGAATAGCAATCAACTGATTGAAAATGTTGATGTAAGACGTGTCGTTCATCCTGGCGATACCGTGATTGTCGGTATGAGCTTTTTCTGA
- a CDS encoding GumC family protein produces MSLSIVENGRKLESIIDFSRFAQEIKQNGWKIMLAGLIVAVVAYPLISMITPKYVSTATVLLKAQQDNVSPLPQVDGYDSTRSGYYETQYALMQSRIVLEQAVRDIKLDQNPAFNGDIDKNADNRGDEQQRVDHALDSIVANLTITGVRTTHLATISYESASPELAADIANGAAQAFIDYTARQKHLKTLKAKTLNQKQMEEVWQQVVEQQAVIDQFLKKEGLLTFRGVDGFETEQLGIVTTKLADATQRRIRAETNYNSVRLNVGTSLENIISLPDISNHAQIQDLRIALIQARRSLYELRKRYGLKHTKILEAEAQVQAIEEQTHTVLLELEAGLNKQYQAALRDEKYYQQLLEKQKAGFQTLASKRDEYNNLITALDKTKELYKALYQRTKEQTLAGNYLEPDAVLYDPAVPADHPSKPNKVMLLVMVVMLTLIFSVVYFIVRAALDNSINSISQMKKRLNVAPVGEIRIFASGVKRSQVVRLITKAPLYVDIVHSMRTHILLSHPSCQAIAISSAEHGEGRSLLAHLLATSFSADQKTLLIDLDFFNDGGLTQDLAPPSAIGVAELLQGQSPLDAALVTISENLSFLPRGNALMSSLLMLSSEHVVTLMAELRTRYQRIIVDVAAVNQTQDSQLISRVIDGVVFVLKAGEWRTGDVLNAIENVKHHRAVLIGAVMNRVADKNLETKEGIRSLNHRMNALIDSTGHL; encoded by the coding sequence ATGAGTCTATCTATCGTGGAAAATGGCAGAAAATTGGAAAGCATCATCGATTTCTCCAGATTTGCCCAAGAGATCAAACAGAACGGCTGGAAGATCATGCTGGCCGGCCTGATTGTGGCAGTAGTGGCTTACCCGCTGATTAGTATGATCACGCCCAAATATGTGTCGACCGCAACGGTACTGCTTAAAGCACAGCAGGATAACGTTTCGCCTTTGCCGCAGGTCGATGGTTATGATTCCACCCGTAGCGGCTATTACGAAACCCAGTATGCGTTGATGCAGTCGCGTATTGTGCTGGAACAAGCCGTGCGGGACATCAAGCTGGACCAAAATCCAGCGTTTAACGGCGATATAGACAAAAATGCGGATAACCGTGGCGATGAGCAACAGCGGGTCGATCACGCACTGGATTCGATAGTGGCAAACCTCACTATCACTGGTGTTCGCACCACGCACCTGGCCACTATCTCATACGAATCGGCGTCGCCTGAGCTGGCGGCCGACATCGCTAACGGCGCGGCGCAGGCATTTATTGACTATACGGCCAGGCAAAAGCACCTCAAGACACTGAAAGCCAAAACATTGAACCAAAAACAGATGGAAGAGGTGTGGCAGCAAGTCGTCGAGCAACAGGCCGTTATCGACCAATTTCTGAAGAAAGAAGGGCTGCTGACTTTCCGCGGCGTGGATGGCTTCGAAACTGAACAACTGGGGATCGTCACCACCAAGTTAGCGGATGCCACCCAACGTCGCATCAGGGCGGAAACGAACTACAACAGCGTGCGTTTGAACGTGGGTACGTCGTTGGAAAACATCATTTCTCTGCCTGATATTTCTAATCATGCCCAAATTCAGGATTTGCGCATTGCGCTGATTCAGGCTCGGCGTTCTTTATACGAGTTACGGAAACGCTACGGGCTGAAGCATACCAAAATTTTAGAAGCCGAAGCCCAGGTTCAGGCGATTGAAGAGCAGACCCACACCGTGTTACTCGAACTGGAAGCGGGGCTGAATAAGCAGTATCAGGCGGCGTTGAGGGATGAAAAATATTATCAGCAACTGCTGGAGAAACAGAAAGCGGGTTTCCAAACGCTAGCGTCTAAACGTGATGAATACAATAACCTGATCACCGCGTTGGATAAAACAAAAGAGCTGTATAAGGCGCTCTATCAGCGCACCAAAGAGCAGACGCTGGCAGGTAACTATTTAGAGCCGGACGCGGTACTTTACGACCCTGCCGTGCCGGCGGACCACCCGTCGAAACCCAATAAAGTGATGCTGCTGGTGATGGTTGTCATGCTAACCCTGATTTTCTCGGTGGTTTACTTCATCGTGAGAGCCGCGCTGGATAATTCAATCAACAGTATCAGCCAGATGAAAAAGCGCCTGAATGTGGCGCCGGTGGGGGAAATTCGCATCTTCGCCAGTGGCGTGAAGCGCTCACAGGTTGTGCGTTTGATAACCAAAGCGCCTCTGTACGTCGATATTGTCCACAGCATGCGAACCCACATTTTGTTATCGCATCCATCCTGCCAGGCCATTGCCATCAGCTCGGCAGAGCATGGCGAAGGGCGATCGTTGCTGGCGCATTTGCTGGCGACATCTTTCAGCGCTGACCAAAAAACGCTGCTTATCGACCTGGATTTCTTTAACGACGGCGGGCTGACGCAAGACCTGGCGCCCCCTTCCGCTATCGGTGTGGCGGAACTGCTGCAAGGGCAATCACCGTTGGATGCCGCACTGGTGACAATCAGTGAAAATTTAAGCTTCCTGCCGCGTGGCAATGCCTTGATGTCTTCTTTACTGATGCTGTCGTCCGAACATGTCGTGACGTTGATGGCAGAGCTGAGAACACGCTATCAGAGAATAATCGTTGATGTGGCCGCAGTGAATCAAACGCAGGATAGTCAACTCATTAGCCGGGTAATCGACGGGGTGGTTTTTGTGCTGAAAGCCGGCGAGTGGCGTACGGGTGATGTGCTTAATGCCATTGAGAACGTTAAACACCACCGCGCGGTGCTGATTGGCGCGGTAATGAATCGGGTTGCGGATAAAAACCTCGAAACCAAAGAGGGGATACGTTCCCTGAACCATCGTATGAATGCGCTAATCGACAGTACTGGTCACCTGTGA
- a CDS encoding lipopolysaccharide biosynthesis protein, protein MSLLKSISTIAGSSVVSQLIGALSIWLISHKYNMAEVGIYALSYSIVLVGAQVCTFASQLLIPKQQDCELAQSVVFSTLQSLLTAVPYAMLTAWLFQRNVFFLYLLTLSYALVLISENLSLREGNYRFLAFQRLAVSVVVVLSLVFTSHTTAFYWSWACAMMVLISGCIVFSFNIHTITLGHFSPQRNRAFFHQHAHHLTRVGSAEVLAMVNSNLPVMLINFWFSALAAGYFSVVSRFCLSPVVIIGNAVRHSIFSTWSTDFRNKRFNYDEFKKVRLVLLMSGVICTLGVFIFYPLVMHIFFSEEWINSIPTSRYMLPYLFPALAVCPLTVIELIFGSHRYFLRIQLEQLSVVLIAFVIVPYFYNHYATSMILFSVLTFVRYAFIYLKVNKRANGLKNMMTES, encoded by the coding sequence ATGAGTTTACTAAAAAGCATTTCTACCATTGCGGGTTCATCGGTGGTTTCACAACTGATTGGCGCGCTGTCTATCTGGCTGATTTCGCATAAATACAACATGGCCGAGGTGGGGATCTACGCGCTGAGTTACAGCATCGTGTTGGTGGGGGCGCAGGTCTGTACCTTTGCATCGCAACTGCTGATTCCGAAACAGCAAGACTGTGAACTGGCGCAAAGTGTGGTGTTCAGCACACTGCAAAGCCTGCTTACCGCTGTGCCCTATGCGATGTTGACCGCATGGCTGTTTCAGCGAAATGTGTTCTTTCTCTATCTGCTCACGCTGTCCTATGCGCTGGTGCTGATCTCGGAGAATTTGTCGCTGCGCGAGGGTAACTACCGTTTTCTGGCCTTTCAGCGACTCGCCGTCTCGGTGGTGGTCGTGCTTTCGCTAGTGTTCACTTCACATACCACCGCGTTTTATTGGTCCTGGGCCTGCGCCATGATGGTGCTGATTAGCGGATGTATTGTGTTCTCGTTCAATATTCACACCATTACGCTTGGACATTTTAGTCCGCAACGTAATAGGGCTTTCTTTCATCAGCATGCTCATCATCTCACCCGCGTTGGCAGCGCCGAAGTACTGGCGATGGTTAATAGTAATTTGCCGGTTATGCTGATTAATTTTTGGTTTTCCGCGTTGGCAGCGGGGTATTTCTCGGTGGTTAGCCGTTTTTGTTTGTCTCCGGTGGTGATCATCGGCAATGCAGTGCGTCATTCTATTTTTTCAACCTGGTCTACCGATTTCAGAAATAAACGTTTCAACTATGATGAGTTCAAAAAAGTCCGTCTGGTATTATTGATGTCGGGAGTGATCTGCACTCTAGGGGTATTTATTTTCTATCCGTTGGTGATGCATATTTTTTTTAGCGAGGAGTGGATTAACTCCATTCCAACCTCTCGCTATATGTTGCCTTATTTATTTCCGGCGCTGGCGGTGTGTCCGCTGACGGTGATCGAACTAATATTTGGCTCTCATCGCTATTTTTTGCGTATTCAATTAGAGCAGTTGAGTGTGGTATTAATCGCATTTGTGATTGTGCCTTATTTTTATAATCACTATGCCACATCAATGATTCTTTTTTCTGTGCTGACATTTGTACGCTACGCGTTTATTTATCTCAAAGTAAACAAACGTGCTAATGGGCTGAAAAATATGATGACAGAATCATGA